In a single window of the Sediminicoccus sp. KRV36 genome:
- the mutL gene encoding DNA mismatch repair endonuclease MutL: MLIRLLPETTANRIAAGEVVERPAAVVKELVENALDAGARQIRVTLEQGGIGRVLVEDDGAGMAPEDLALAVERHATSKLPEEAMLFAIGTLGFRGEALPSIGAVARLSITSRPREGAAHRITVEGGRKSEVQPASGAMGTRVEVNDLFFATPARRKFLRNPRSEGDAAIEALRRLALAWPEVGFEATLDGRAMLHLAPATREARIRDLLGEDFAAAALPVSGGAPGVLEISGLAGGPAFTRATAMEQHLVVNRRPVRDPLLRAALRVAYREVMVPGRHPVAALFLELPPSEVDVNVHPMKTELRFRDANGVRGSVISALRRALGHGVGQADSGGHTTLGYAGPARLGFPTPSRPAYGPMPRGFAEAALPLGFSAPTPLAPPQAPVSADHPLGRALAQVLETYILAEAPDGALILVDQHAAHERLTHERLAEEMLAGGVRSQPLLIPAVVELPRAAQLAEAAPELARLGLELEGFGPGAVIVRALPALLGTPDPGPLLHDLAEELAESGEGVALALRLDAAIARLACHGSIRAGRRLTPAEMDALLRAMERTPRAATCSHGRPTYLRFGASEFARLFGRS; this comes from the coding sequence ATGCTGATTCGCCTCCTCCCCGAGACCACCGCCAATCGCATCGCCGCTGGCGAGGTGGTCGAGCGTCCGGCTGCCGTGGTGAAGGAACTGGTCGAGAACGCCCTGGATGCCGGGGCCCGGCAAATCCGCGTCACGCTGGAGCAGGGCGGCATCGGGCGCGTGCTGGTCGAGGATGACGGCGCGGGCATGGCGCCCGAGGACCTGGCCCTGGCGGTGGAACGCCACGCCACCTCCAAGCTGCCGGAGGAGGCGATGCTCTTTGCCATCGGCACGCTGGGCTTCCGGGGAGAGGCGCTGCCCTCGATCGGCGCGGTGGCGCGGCTTTCGATCACCTCCCGCCCGCGTGAGGGCGCCGCGCACCGCATCACCGTCGAGGGCGGCCGCAAATCCGAGGTGCAGCCTGCCTCCGGCGCCATGGGCACGCGGGTCGAGGTGAATGACCTGTTCTTCGCCACCCCGGCCCGGCGCAAATTCCTGCGCAACCCGCGCAGCGAGGGCGATGCGGCGATCGAGGCCCTGCGCCGCCTCGCTTTGGCCTGGCCCGAGGTGGGTTTCGAGGCGACGCTGGATGGCCGGGCCATGCTGCATCTTGCCCCCGCCACGCGTGAGGCCCGCATTCGGGATCTGCTGGGCGAGGATTTCGCTGCTGCGGCCCTGCCGGTCTCGGGCGGTGCGCCCGGCGTGCTGGAGATCAGCGGCCTCGCCGGCGGCCCGGCCTTCACCCGGGCCACGGCGATGGAGCAGCATCTGGTGGTCAATCGGCGCCCCGTGCGGGACCCCTTGCTGCGCGCCGCACTGCGGGTTGCCTATCGCGAGGTGATGGTGCCAGGCCGGCATCCCGTGGCGGCCCTGTTCCTGGAATTGCCGCCCAGCGAGGTGGATGTGAATGTCCATCCGATGAAGACGGAACTGCGCTTCCGCGATGCCAATGGCGTGCGCGGTTCCGTGATTTCCGCGCTGCGGCGCGCGCTGGGCCATGGCGTGGGGCAGGCGGATTCAGGGGGGCACACCACGCTGGGTTACGCCGGCCCCGCACGGCTCGGTTTCCCCACGCCGTCGCGCCCGGCCTATGGCCCGATGCCGCGGGGCTTTGCCGAGGCCGCGCTGCCGTTGGGGTTCTCCGCGCCCACGCCGCTCGCGCCCCCGCAAGCGCCGGTTTCCGCCGATCACCCGCTGGGCCGGGCGCTCGCGCAGGTGCTGGAGACCTATATCCTCGCCGAGGCGCCGGATGGCGCGCTGATCCTGGTGGATCAGCATGCGGCGCATGAGCGCCTCACGCATGAGCGCCTGGCCGAGGAAATGCTCGCGGGCGGAGTTCGTTCGCAGCCCTTGCTGATCCCGGCCGTGGTGGAGCTGCCGCGCGCCGCGCAACTGGCCGAGGCGGCGCCGGAATTGGCCCGGCTCGGCCTGGAGCTGGAGGGCTTTGGCCCGGGTGCCGTGATCGTACGCGCACTGCCTGCGCTGCTGGGCACGCCAGACCCCGGGCCCTTGCTGCATGACCTGGCCGAGGAATTGGCCGAGAGCGGGGAGGGGGTGGCGCTGGCGCTGCGGCTCGATGCCGCCATCGCCCGGCTGGCCTGCCATGGCAGCATCCGCGCCGGGCGCCGCCTCACCCCCGCCGAGATGGACGCGCTGCTGCGCGCCATGGAGCGCACGCCGCGCGCGGCCACCTGCAGCCATGGCCGGCCGACCTATCTGCGCTTCGGCGCATCCGAATTCGCAAGGCTGTTCGGCCGGAGCTGA
- a CDS encoding pseudouridine synthase — protein sequence MNAPAHARKPRPPRRDEPGSAAAIPQDARPGADADATAERGERIAKWLARAGVASRRDAEKIIAEGRVKLDGKLVTQPATFVQPQDIVTVDGQAVNEPERTRLFRFHKPAGLVTTHRDPEGRPTVFERLPEGLPRLISVGRLDLNSEGLLLLTNDGALSRRLELPANAWVRRYRVRVFGDLDPRALAALAQGVTIDGVRYAPIEAGVDSRKGDNAWLTVALQEGKNREIRRVLSYLGLEVSRLLRVSYGPFQLGTLERGGVDEVNPKVLREQLGLAAPTRRR from the coding sequence ATGAACGCGCCCGCCCATGCCCGCAAGCCCAGGCCGCCGCGGCGCGATGAGCCGGGCAGTGCCGCGGCCATCCCGCAAGACGCAAGGCCGGGTGCGGATGCTGACGCCACGGCCGAGCGCGGTGAGCGCATCGCCAAATGGCTGGCTCGCGCCGGCGTTGCCAGCCGGCGCGATGCCGAAAAGATCATCGCGGAGGGGCGGGTCAAGCTGGACGGCAAGCTGGTGACGCAGCCCGCCACCTTCGTCCAGCCGCAGGACATCGTCACGGTGGATGGCCAGGCGGTGAACGAGCCCGAGCGCACGCGGCTTTTCCGCTTCCACAAGCCAGCGGGCCTCGTCACCACCCACCGTGACCCGGAAGGCCGCCCCACCGTGTTCGAGCGGCTGCCTGAAGGCCTGCCCCGGCTGATTTCCGTGGGTCGGCTCGACCTCAACAGTGAGGGGCTGCTGCTGCTGACCAATGATGGCGCACTCTCCCGCCGGCTGGAATTACCGGCCAATGCCTGGGTGCGGCGCTATCGCGTGCGGGTGTTTGGCGATCTTGACCCGCGGGCCCTCGCGGCCCTCGCGCAGGGCGTCACGATTGACGGTGTGCGCTATGCGCCGATCGAGGCCGGCGTGGATAGCCGCAAGGGCGACAATGCCTGGCTGACCGTCGCCCTGCAGGAGGGCAAGAATCGGGAGATCCGCCGCGTGCTCTCCTATCTCGGACTTGAGGTATCGCGCCTGCTGCGCGTGTCCTACGGCCCCTTCCAGCTCGGCACGCTGGAGCGCGGCGGCGTGGATGAGGTGAATCCGAAGGTGCTGCGCGAGCAGCTTGGCCTCGCCGCCCCCACGCGGCGGCGCTGA
- the rsmD gene encoding 16S rRNA (guanine(966)-N(2))-methyltransferase RsmD encodes MRVISGAWKGKKLIAPEGEAVRPTSDRARQALFDMLWHAPWGGREVVDGAAVLDAFAGTGALGLEALSRGAVRATFIEKDRAALAALRANIANCRAQAQVIAGDATKPPRPIAPATLIFLDPPYGAGLLAPALAALDQAGWIAPGALLCTELGLRDERPETRFTPLDDRTHGKARLLILQA; translated from the coding sequence ATGCGCGTGATCTCGGGCGCCTGGAAGGGCAAGAAGCTGATCGCCCCCGAGGGCGAGGCCGTCCGCCCCACCTCGGACCGCGCGCGGCAGGCGCTGTTCGACATGCTCTGGCATGCCCCTTGGGGCGGGCGCGAGGTGGTGGACGGCGCGGCCGTGCTGGACGCTTTCGCCGGTACGGGTGCCCTGGGGCTGGAGGCGCTGTCGCGCGGGGCCGTCCGCGCCACCTTCATCGAGAAGGACCGCGCGGCGCTGGCCGCACTCCGCGCCAATATTGCCAATTGCCGGGCGCAGGCTCAGGTCATTGCCGGCGATGCCACCAAGCCGCCGCGCCCGATCGCACCCGCCACGCTGATCTTCCTGGACCCGCCCTATGGCGCGGGCCTGCTGGCCCCGGCCCTGGCCGCGCTGGACCAGGCCGGTTGGATCGCGCCGGGCGCGTTGCTCTGCACCGAGCTTGGCCTGCGCGATGAGCGGCCCGAGACGCGCTTCACCCCCCTTGATGACCGCACCCATGGCAAGGCGCGTCTGCTGATCCTGCAGGCCTAG
- a CDS encoding glycosyltransferase, translated as MRGHPERILVIIPSPVLGGAEAQTLQIARGFAAMGAEVAIAAEPQVLAGAALGPALPLAASLRPPEGLSPEAAHRYQASALQPLFKPWRPDAALVCCPLPTEAFGALLALTEAGIPALAVAHLVRQDWELAQAERAALPRIQASWAAVSDASARRLEALFGLPPQRVAAIPNGLPPLPRLAADPGRFGLPAGVRLLVQIGRLDHRKGAHLARQIAAGIAPTQLVLAGDGPLRGELHGTPGLHLLGQTDQVPALLAAADGFLLASEHEGCPLSVLEAARAGCPILATRQALEAWPDGAAMARIIHRDPLDIAAAFAESLRDTAGTHARRQRAAEIAAAWDEAAMLRRTAWLLAAASCN; from the coding sequence ATGCGCGGCCACCCGGAGCGCATCCTGGTCATCATCCCCTCGCCCGTCCTGGGCGGCGCCGAGGCGCAAACCCTGCAAATCGCACGCGGCTTCGCCGCCATGGGTGCTGAGGTCGCCATCGCGGCGGAGCCCCAGGTGCTGGCCGGCGCAGCGCTTGGACCGGCGCTGCCCCTTGCTGCCTCGCTCCGCCCGCCCGAAGGCCTCTCGCCCGAGGCCGCCCATCGCTACCAGGCCAGCGCGCTTCAGCCGCTGTTCAAGCCCTGGCGGCCGGATGCCGCGCTGGTCTGCTGCCCGCTGCCGACCGAGGCCTTTGGCGCCTTGCTGGCCCTGACGGAAGCCGGCATCCCGGCCCTGGCCGTCGCGCATCTGGTGCGGCAGGACTGGGAATTGGCCCAGGCCGAGCGCGCCGCCTTGCCGCGAATCCAGGCGAGCTGGGCCGCTGTCTCCGATGCCTCGGCGCGGCGGCTGGAAGCGTTGTTCGGCCTGCCGCCACAGCGCGTCGCGGCGATTCCCAATGGCTTGCCCCCCTTGCCCAGGCTGGCTGCGGACCCTGGGCGGTTCGGCCTGCCGGCGGGGGTCAGGCTGCTGGTGCAGATCGGCCGGCTGGATCATCGCAAGGGCGCGCATCTGGCCCGCCAGATCGCCGCCGGCATCGCGCCGACGCAGCTGGTCCTGGCGGGTGATGGTCCCTTGCGGGGGGAATTGCACGGCACCCCTGGCCTGCATCTCCTGGGCCAGACGGATCAGGTGCCGGCCCTGCTCGCCGCGGCCGATGGCTTCCTGCTTGCTTCGGAGCATGAGGGTTGCCCGCTTTCGGTGCTCGAGGCGGCAAGGGCCGGCTGCCCGATCCTGGCGACACGCCAGGCGCTCGAAGCCTGGCCCGATGGCGCTGCCATGGCGCGCATCATCCACCGCGATCCGCTGGACATCGCCGCGGCTTTCGCAGAGAGCCTGCGGGATACCGCCGGCACCCATGCCCGCCGCCAGCGCGCCGCCGAGATCGCCGCCGCCTGGGACGAGGCGGCGATGCTCCGCCGCACCGCCTGGCTGCTCGCCGCCGCATCATGCAACTGA
- a CDS encoding gamma-glutamyl-gamma-aminobutyrate hydrolase family protein produces MKKRPVIGLTLDAEPAGGWSKLPWYALRQNYFAAVTAAGGLPVGLPHAPELAAEYLDAVDGLLVTGGAFDVDPALWGGGAPHPKVTLKPGRTDFELAATRRALAKDQPVLGICGGQQLLAVALGATLIQHIPDEHPSDIPHEQPNPRTEPGHEVVISPGTLLARITGATRMAVNSAHHQAVKSVSGALVVNATAPDGLIEGIEAPAHRFALGVQWHPEYGVDLADARILRAFVEACR; encoded by the coding sequence ATGAAGAAACGCCCCGTGATCGGATTGACGCTGGATGCCGAGCCAGCGGGAGGCTGGTCCAAGCTCCCCTGGTACGCCCTGCGGCAGAATTACTTCGCCGCCGTGACCGCGGCGGGCGGCTTGCCCGTGGGCTTGCCGCATGCGCCCGAACTCGCGGCCGAGTATCTCGATGCGGTGGATGGCCTCCTGGTGACGGGCGGCGCCTTTGATGTGGACCCTGCGCTCTGGGGTGGCGGTGCGCCGCATCCCAAGGTCACGCTGAAGCCTGGCCGCACGGATTTCGAGCTGGCGGCAACGCGCCGCGCCCTGGCCAAGGACCAGCCGGTGCTGGGCATTTGCGGCGGCCAGCAGTTGCTCGCCGTCGCCCTCGGCGCCACGCTGATCCAGCACATCCCCGATGAGCACCCGAGCGACATTCCCCACGAACAGCCCAATCCGCGCACCGAACCCGGGCATGAGGTGGTGATCAGCCCCGGCACGCTGCTGGCGCGCATCACCGGCGCCACGCGCATGGCCGTGAATTCGGCGCATCACCAGGCGGTGAAATCCGTCAGTGGCGCGCTGGTGGTGAACGCCACCGCGCCCGATGGGCTGATCGAGGGGATCGAGGCGCCCGCGCACCGCTTCGCGCTCGGCGTGCAATGGCACCCGGAATATGGCGTGGATCTGGCCGATGCGCGGATCCTGCGCGCCTTCGTGGAGGCTTGCCGATGA
- the pgi gene encoding glucose-6-phosphate isomerase, translating into MSADQLQAAWAGLAALATAPDAAAIRPLFAHDPDRFARFHARGAGLLLDISKTAISDEVRACLLGLARAADVAGRRDMMASAGMVNVTERRAALHMALRGALPGAAAESADAAATLEAMRVFTEAVHRGEIRGATNQRFDTVLNIGIGGSDLGPVMVGRALWRAGDPMRPIHLGNVDGHGWETVLPQLDARRTLVLVASKTFTTQETMANAHLVKRWMEASVGKLGAAAHFVALSTNLKATAEFGIAPDRVFPFRDWVGGRFSLWSAIGLSLALSLGWERFQELLDGAAAMDRHFLEAPLEQNLPVLLALTEAWHVNGLGLDRRAVLPYDERLRRLPAHLQQLEMESLGKRVRLDGTPVSHATGPVVFGEPGTSAQHSFMQLVHQGPKPVPVDFILVARPDHTHAENHRILLAHGLAQAEALLTGRDAAGVQADMRAAGADEATIARLLPHRIFPGDRPSVTIVLPKLDPGSLGALIALYEHKVFVLGALWDINPFDQWGVELGKVLAAPLLHELAAGAAGDTHDSSTTGLLAEVLKLQAG; encoded by the coding sequence ATGAGCGCTGATCAACTGCAAGCGGCATGGGCCGGCCTCGCGGCCTTGGCCACAGCGCCCGATGCCGCCGCCATCCGCCCGCTTTTCGCGCATGATCCTGACCGCTTCGCCCGCTTCCATGCGCGCGGGGCGGGGCTGCTGCTGGATATCTCCAAGACCGCGATTTCCGATGAGGTGCGCGCCTGCCTGCTGGGCCTCGCCCGCGCCGCCGATGTCGCCGGCCGGCGGGACATGATGGCCAGCGCCGGCATGGTCAATGTGACCGAACGCCGCGCTGCCCTGCACATGGCGCTGCGCGGCGCATTGCCTGGCGCCGCTGCCGAATCGGCCGATGCGGCGGCGACGCTCGAAGCGATGCGCGTCTTTACCGAGGCGGTGCATCGCGGCGAGATCCGCGGCGCGACCAACCAGCGCTTCGACACGGTGCTGAATATCGGCATCGGCGGCAGCGATCTCGGGCCCGTCATGGTCGGCCGGGCCTTGTGGCGCGCGGGCGACCCCATGCGCCCCATCCATCTGGGCAATGTGGATGGGCATGGCTGGGAGACGGTGCTGCCGCAGCTCGATGCGCGGCGCACCCTGGTGCTGGTCGCCTCCAAGACCTTCACCACGCAGGAGACCATGGCCAATGCGCATCTGGTCAAGCGTTGGATGGAGGCCAGTGTCGGCAAGCTTGGGGCCGCGGCGCATTTCGTGGCGCTGTCCACCAATCTGAAGGCCACGGCCGAATTCGGCATCGCGCCGGACCGGGTCTTTCCCTTTCGGGATTGGGTGGGCGGGCGGTTTTCGCTGTGGTCGGCCATCGGGCTCTCGCTCGCGCTATCGCTGGGGTGGGAGCGTTTCCAGGAATTGCTGGATGGTGCCGCCGCGATGGACCGCCACTTCCTGGAAGCGCCGCTGGAACAGAACCTGCCCGTGCTGCTGGCCCTGACCGAGGCTTGGCATGTGAATGGCCTCGGCCTCGATCGCCGTGCCGTGCTGCCCTATGATGAGCGCTTGCGCCGCTTGCCGGCGCATCTCCAGCAACTGGAGATGGAGAGCCTGGGCAAGCGCGTGCGCCTTGATGGCACGCCCGTCAGCCACGCGACCGGCCCGGTGGTCTTTGGCGAGCCTGGCACCTCGGCGCAGCACAGCTTCATGCAGTTGGTGCACCAGGGGCCCAAGCCGGTCCCGGTGGATTTCATCCTGGTGGCCAGGCCCGATCACACCCACGCCGAAAACCACCGCATCCTGCTGGCGCATGGCCTCGCCCAGGCCGAAGCCCTGCTCACCGGGCGTGACGCGGCGGGCGTGCAGGCGGATATGCGCGCGGCCGGCGCCGATGAGGCGACCATTGCGCGCCTGTTGCCGCATCGCATTTTCCCGGGCGACCGGCCCTCGGTCACCATCGTGCTGCCCAAGCTCGACCCAGGCTCCCTGGGCGCGCTGATCGCCCTCTACGAGCACAAGGTGTTCGTGCTCGGCGCCCTCTGGGACATCAATCCGTTTGACCAGTGGGGCGTGGAACTGGGCAAGGTGCTGGCAGCACCGCTGCTGCATGAATTGGCCGCGGGCGCCGCCGGTGACACGCATGACAGCTCCACCACGGGTCTCCTGGCCGAGGTGCTGAAACTCCAAGCGGGCTGA
- a CDS encoding nucleoside deaminase translates to MTPMEIALEEARAAAERGEVPVGAVVTDARGTVLSRAGNRVEEQRDPSAHAEMLALRAAASARGEKHLADATLWVTLEPCAMCAQGASLFRVARVVFGAYDPKSGGVEHGARVFAHPQCHHAPEVVGGLRESDAALLLREFFTARR, encoded by the coding sequence ATGACACCAATGGAGATCGCGCTGGAAGAGGCCCGCGCCGCGGCGGAGCGCGGCGAAGTGCCGGTCGGTGCCGTGGTGACCGATGCGCGTGGCACAGTGCTGTCCCGCGCCGGCAACCGGGTGGAGGAGCAGCGCGACCCCTCCGCCCATGCCGAGATGCTGGCCTTGCGCGCCGCCGCATCGGCGCGCGGCGAAAAGCACCTGGCCGATGCGACGCTGTGGGTAACGCTGGAGCCTTGCGCCATGTGCGCGCAGGGCGCCTCGCTCTTCCGTGTCGCGCGTGTGGTCTTTGGCGCCTATGATCCCAAAAGCGGCGGCGTGGAGCATGGCGCGCGCGTCTTCGCCCACCCGCAATGCCACCACGCACCCGAGGTTGTGGGCGGCCTGCGTGAGAGTGATGCGGCGCTGCTGCTGCGGGAATTCTTCACCGCGCGGCGATAG
- a CDS encoding pitrilysin family protein has product MSETLFGVTLPPRRGFSVPIQIVEQGGVTAWLVEDHSVPVVSLAWAWPGGAANDPVGREGLANFAAAMLSEGAGDLDNVGFADAMRDAGIGLSFSANRDSFDGSFRALSDALPEAVRLAKLAMARPRLDASAITRVRARAVLGARQALETPAGIARRAFWEAAYPGFPAGRLPTPESLTAITDAEIRACLAAQLRQGGVMVAASGAINAAALRALMSELFADLPAGAPAPTPPLPTLAAFGTVRREKAAPQSTLMFGQDGLMPADPGWEGFQVALRILAGGGFTSRLMRTVREERGLTYGIGAGLDVLFGRGIVIGNVATENAKVGEVWGLVRAAWAEMAAGGPTAEEVSEAVAFLAGSLPLQFTDSRRTASLLLGLRQTGRSPEWLAGRPARLAALDRAAVTAVAQRILRPDGLVLAVAGEPQGL; this is encoded by the coding sequence ATGTCAGAGACCCTGTTCGGCGTAACCCTGCCGCCCCGCCGCGGCTTCTCCGTGCCGATCCAGATCGTGGAGCAGGGCGGTGTCACGGCCTGGCTGGTCGAGGATCATTCCGTGCCGGTGGTCTCGCTCGCCTGGGCCTGGCCCGGCGGTGCCGCCAATGACCCCGTGGGGCGCGAGGGGCTGGCGAATTTCGCCGCCGCCATGCTGAGCGAGGGCGCTGGCGACCTGGACAATGTCGGCTTCGCCGATGCCATGCGCGATGCCGGGATCGGCCTCTCCTTCTCCGCGAATCGGGACAGTTTCGATGGCAGCTTCCGCGCCTTGTCGGATGCGCTGCCCGAGGCGGTGCGCCTCGCCAAGCTCGCCATGGCGCGGCCGCGGCTGGATGCGTCGGCCATCACGCGGGTTCGTGCGCGGGCCGTGCTGGGCGCCCGCCAGGCGCTGGAGACGCCCGCCGGCATTGCGCGCCGCGCCTTCTGGGAGGCGGCCTATCCGGGCTTTCCGGCCGGCCGGCTCCCGACGCCGGAGAGCCTGACCGCCATCACCGATGCCGAAATCCGCGCCTGCCTCGCTGCCCAGCTGCGCCAGGGGGGCGTCATGGTCGCGGCTTCGGGCGCCATCAATGCCGCGGCGCTGCGCGCTCTGATGAGCGAGCTTTTTGCCGATCTGCCAGCCGGCGCGCCGGCACCGACGCCGCCCTTGCCCACGCTGGCGGCCTTCGGCACCGTCCGGCGCGAAAAGGCCGCGCCGCAATCCACCCTGATGTTCGGCCAGGACGGGCTGATGCCGGCCGATCCGGGCTGGGAGGGGTTCCAGGTGGCGCTTCGCATCCTCGCCGGTGGCGGCTTCACCAGCCGCCTGATGCGCACCGTGCGCGAGGAGCGCGGCCTGACCTACGGCATCGGCGCGGGGCTTGATGTGCTGTTCGGGCGCGGCATCGTCATCGGCAACGTCGCCACCGAGAATGCCAAGGTGGGTGAAGTCTGGGGCCTGGTCCGCGCGGCCTGGGCAGAGATGGCGGCAGGCGGGCCGACGGCGGAGGAAGTGTCCGAAGCCGTGGCTTTCCTCGCCGGATCGCTGCCGCTGCAATTCACCGATAGCCGGCGCACGGCATCGCTGCTGCTGGGGCTGCGCCAGACCGGGCGCTCCCCGGAATGGCTGGCCGGGCGCCCGGCACGGCTCGCGGCGCTGGATCGTGCCGCCGTCACGGCCGTGGCGCAGCGCATTTTGCGCCCTGACGGGCTGGTTCTGGCAGTGGCCGGCGAACCGCAAGGGCTGTAA
- a CDS encoding beta-ketoacyl-ACP synthase, with protein sequence MLRPVAITGIGLASSHGEGRAVHTALLGGAAPVLDEARFAPYAVHPLAPLPFDAAIPRREMRQMENWQRLGVYAAGLAIDDGGLRDRVAAMDLIVAAGGGERDWKLDEQIMSAHPAEIERHRMLMDGLRPTLFLAQLSNLMAGSISIVHNVAGSSRTLLGEEIAGAEALRIAAARVATGTSELSLAGGAFIAERPEILLLFAMGGMLHSGPWAPVAARQGIVFGSVGAFLTLGPAGAAKPLAILRHIATDQGPPEGRASRFAALLAATPARAPDCLVISAASGAADATRAELAALPTPPEIFAADLLGHSTEAAFPAALALATLAIQSGRARQVLVTGAGQWRGEAVALLEAPL encoded by the coding sequence ATGCTTCGCCCCGTCGCCATCACCGGAATTGGCCTCGCTTCCTCTCACGGCGAGGGCCGCGCCGTGCACACCGCCCTGCTGGGTGGTGCCGCCCCGGTCCTCGATGAGGCGCGCTTTGCGCCCTACGCCGTCCATCCCCTGGCCCCCCTGCCCTTCGATGCGGCGATCCCGCGGCGCGAGATGCGGCAGATGGAGAACTGGCAGCGCCTGGGCGTCTATGCCGCCGGCCTGGCCATTGACGATGGCGGGCTGCGGGACCGCGTGGCCGCCATGGACCTGATCGTCGCGGCCGGCGGCGGTGAGCGTGACTGGAAGCTGGATGAGCAGATCATGTCCGCCCATCCGGCCGAGATCGAACGCCACCGCATGCTGATGGATGGCCTGCGCCCCACGCTGTTCCTGGCGCAGCTTTCCAACCTGATGGCTGGCTCCATTTCCATCGTCCACAATGTCGCCGGGTCCTCCCGCACCTTGCTCGGCGAGGAGATTGCGGGAGCCGAGGCGCTGCGCATCGCCGCCGCGCGGGTTGCGACGGGCACATCGGAGTTGAGCCTGGCCGGTGGCGCCTTCATCGCCGAGCGGCCGGAAATCCTCCTGTTGTTCGCCATGGGCGGCATGCTGCACAGCGGCCCCTGGGCGCCGGTTGCGGCGCGGCAGGGCATCGTGTTCGGCAGCGTTGGTGCTTTCTTGACGCTGGGGCCTGCGGGCGCTGCCAAGCCACTCGCCATTCTGCGCCATATCGCGACCGATCAGGGCCCGCCCGAGGGGCGTGCCAGCCGCTTCGCTGCGCTGCTGGCCGCAACACCGGCGCGCGCGCCCGACTGCCTCGTGATCTCGGCCGCCAGCGGTGCGGCGGATGCAACGCGCGCCGAACTGGCGGCCCTGCCCACGCCCCCCGAAATTTTCGCGGCCGATCTCCTGGGCCATTCGACCGAAGCCGCTTTCCCGGCGGCCCTTGCCTTGGCCACGCTGGCCATCCAGTCGGGCCGTGCGCGCCAGGTGCTGGTCACCGGCGCGGGGCAATGGCGGGGCGAGGCTGTGGCGCTGCTGGAGGCCCCGCTATGA
- a CDS encoding beta-ketoacyl synthase N-terminal-like domain-containing protein, giving the protein MNPRIAVTGIGMVTALGFGAEGNWAALAAGRSGIRRITRFDVTGMRATIAGCVDLPGDQPGVPLSVAVRAQLLGEAAIAEALGQAGLSAPFDGPLCIGMPPVEIEWPERGRFGAATYAELIEKTTGVTTLYEEFLFGGASTRIAERFGTKGVPQTVTTACASGASAIQLALEAIRRGETKMAIAAGAEASLQPETLIRFGLLQALSTRNDAPEAASRPFSLTRDGFVMADGAGALILEDEAHARARGATILGYVLGAGEAADTFHRTRSTPDGSAIIRCMQRALDDAGLSPAEIGYVNAHGTSTPENDKMEAMAVRALFGDAPPPVGSTKSMIGHTLSAAGAIEAAICLLALRHQILPPTINQDDVDPELGVDTIPVARPHAFRAALSNSFGFGGQNVAVVLGAA; this is encoded by the coding sequence ATGAACCCGCGCATCGCCGTCACCGGCATTGGCATGGTCACGGCCCTGGGCTTCGGCGCCGAGGGCAATTGGGCCGCTCTCGCCGCCGGCCGATCGGGCATTCGCCGCATCACGCGCTTTGACGTGACGGGCATGCGCGCCACCATCGCGGGCTGCGTGGACCTGCCGGGCGATCAGCCAGGCGTGCCCCTCTCGGTCGCGGTCCGCGCGCAGCTTCTGGGTGAGGCCGCCATCGCCGAAGCGCTCGGCCAAGCGGGGCTGTCCGCGCCGTTTGATGGCCCGCTGTGCATCGGCATGCCGCCGGTCGAGATCGAATGGCCGGAGCGCGGCCGCTTCGGCGCCGCGACCTATGCCGAGCTGATCGAGAAGACCACCGGTGTCACAACGCTTTACGAGGAATTCCTCTTTGGCGGCGCCTCGACGCGCATCGCCGAGCGCTTCGGCACCAAGGGCGTGCCGCAGACCGTCACCACCGCCTGCGCCTCGGGCGCTTCGGCCATCCAGCTCGCCCTGGAAGCGATCCGGCGCGGCGAGACCAAGATGGCGATTGCCGCCGGCGCCGAAGCCAGCCTGCAACCGGAAACGCTGATCCGTTTCGGGCTGTTGCAGGCCCTCTCCACCCGCAATGACGCGCCCGAAGCCGCCTCCCGCCCCTTCAGCCTGACGCGCGATGGTTTCGTGATGGCCGATGGCGCGGGGGCGCTGATCCTGGAGGATGAGGCGCATGCCCGGGCGCGCGGCGCCACGATCCTCGGCTATGTGCTGGGGGCGGGCGAGGCGGCCGATACCTTCCATCGCACGCGCTCCACCCCCGATGGCTCGGCCATCATCCGCTGCATGCAGCGCGCACTGGACGATGCAGGGCTGAGCCCGGCCGAGATCGGCTACGTCAACGCGCATGGCACCTCGACGCCCGAGAATGACAAGATGGAAGCCATGGCGGTGCGCGCCCTGTTTGGCGATGCGCCTCCGCCGGTCGGTTCCACGAAATCCATGATCGGCCACACCCTCTCGGCGGCGGGTGCGATCGAGGCGGCGATCTGCCTTCTGGCGCTGCGCCACCAGATCCTGCCGCCCACGATCAACCAGGATGATGTGGACCCCGAACTTGGCGTGGACACCATCCCCGTGGCCCGGCCGCATGCGTTCCGCGCGGCACTCTCCAACAGCTTTGGCTTTGGCGGGCAGAATGTCGCGGTGGTGCTGGGGGCTGCCTGA